CCGGGTGGTCGCCCCGCGCGGCGAGGCCCCGCACGACGCGCCGATGCCCGGCTCCCGGCACCTCAGCTCGCACGACGCGCCACAGGAGACGTCGGCGTCCGACCCCGACCACCCGGCCGGACCGGCAGCCGAGGAGGGGGAGTGATGACGATGGCACCCGAGATCAGCGAGAACGGCACCAGCCCGGAGAAGCTCCTGGCGCCCGTGCTGTCGGCGTTCTGGGACGAGCAGCGGTCCTGGACGCTGGAGACCTACCGGCGTCACGAGGGATACGAGGGCCTGCGCAAGGCGCTCGCGATGACCCCGGACGACCTGATCGCCTACGTGAAGGACTCCGGTCTGCGCGGGCGCGGCGGCGCGGGCTTCCCCACCGGGATGAAGTGGCAGTTCATCCCGCAGGGCGACGGCAAGCCGCACTACCTCGTCGTGAACGCGGACGAGTCGGAGCCGGGAACCTGCAAGGACATCCCCCTCCTCTTCGCGAACCCGCACTCCCTCATCGAGGGAATGATCATCGCCTGTTACGCGATCCGGTCGACGCACGCCTTCATCTACCTGCGCGGCGAGGTCGTGCCGGTGCTGCGCCGTCTGCACGAGGCCGTGCGCGAGGCGTACGAGGCCGGCTACCTCGGCAAGGCCGAAGATCGCGAAAAGAGTGGCTTCGGGAGCGGACTCGACCTCGACATCACGGTGCACGCGGGAGCGGGCGCCTACATCTGCGGCGAGGAGACGGCACTGCTCGACTCCCTCGAAGGCCGGCGCGGTCAGCCCCGGCTGCGTCCCCCCTTCCCCGCCGTCGAGGGGCTCTACGCCTGCCCCACTGTCGTCAACAACGTCGAGTCCATCGCCTCGGTTCCCGCGATCCTGAACAAGGGCAAGGACTGGTTCAAGGCGATGGGGACCGAGAAGTCCCCCGGCTTCACGCTGTACTCGCTCTCCGGGCACGTCTCGGGACCCGGCCAGTACGAGGCCCCCCTCGGGATCACCCTGCGCCAGCTCCTCGACATGAGCGGCGGGATGCGCCCGGGGCACCGGCTGAAGTTCTGGACCCCGGGCGGTTCCTCCACCCCGATGTTCACGGACGAGCACCTCGACGTCCCCCTCGACTACGAGGGCGTGGGCGCCGCCGGCTCGATGCTCGGCACCAAGGCGCTCCAGTGCTTCGACGAGACGACCTGCGTGGTGCGGGCCGTCACCCGCTGGACCGAGTTCTACGCCCACGAGTCCTGCGGCAAGTGCACCCCCTGCCGCGAGGGCACGTACTGGCTCGTCCAGCTGCTCCGCGACATCGAGGCCGGCAAGGGCGTCATGTCCGACCTCGACAAGCTGAACGACATCGCCGACAACATCAACGGCAAGTCGTTCTGCGCGCTCGGCGACGGCGCCGCCAGCCCGATCTTCTCCTCGCTCAAGTACTTCCGCGAGGAGTACGAGCAGCACATCACGGGCAAGGGCTGCCCCTTCGACCCCAGGAAGTCGACCCTCTGGGCTGACACGGAGGTGAACGCATGACCGTCACCACTAACGCCCCCGCCGGTGGCGGCGAGGCGGCGGTGCCGCCGGAGAACACGGTGTCCCTGACCATCGACGGCATCGAACTGTCCGTGCCGAAGGGCACGCTGGTCATCCGGGCCGCCGAACAGATCGGCATCGAGATCCCCCGGTTCTGCGACCACCCCCTCCTCGACCCCGTCGGCGCCTGCCGCCAGTGCATCGTCGAGGTGGAGGGCCAGCGCAAGCCGATGGCCTCCTGCACCATCACCTGCACCGACGGCATGGTCGTCAAGACCCAACTGACCTCCCCGGTCGCCGACAAGGCCCAGCGCGGGGTGATGGAGCTGTTGCTCATCAACCACCCGCTGGACTGCCCGGTCTGCGACAAGGGCGGCGAGTGCCCGCTCCAGAACCAGGCGATGTCGCACGGCAACTCCGACTCCCGCTTCGACGGGCACAAGCGGACCTACGAGAAGCCGGTCCCGATCTCCACGCAGGTGCTGCTCGACCGCGAGCGGTGCGTGCTGTGCGCGCGCTGCACCCGCTTCTCCAACCAGGTCGCCGGCGACCCCATGATCGAACTGCTGGAGCGCGGCGCGCTCCAGCAGGTCGGCATCGGCGAGGGCGACCCGTTCGAGTCGTACTTCTCGGGCAACACCATCCAGATCTGCCCGGTCGGCGCGCTCACCTCCGCCGCCTACCGGTTCCGCTCCCGCCCCTTCGACCTCGTCTCCTCCCCGAGCGTGTGCGAGCACTGCGCGGGCGGCTGCGCGACCCGGACCGATCACCGGCGCGGCAAGGTGCTGCGGCGACTGGCCGCCGAGGACCCCGAGGTCAACGAGGAGTGGATCTGCGACAAGGGCCGCTTCGGGTTCCGCTACGCCCAGCGCCCCGACCGGCTCACCACCCCGCTGGTGCGGGGCACGGACGGGGTCCTCGCCCCGGCGAGCTGGCCCGAGGCCCTGGAGGCGGCGGCGAACGGTCTCGCGGCGGCCCGCGGCCGGGCCGGCGTGCTGACCGGCGGACGGCTCACCGTCGAGGACGCCTACGCGTACGCCAAGTTCGCCCGGGTCGTCCTCGACACCAACGACATCGACTTCCGGGCCCGGGTGCACAGCGCGGAGGAGTCCGAGTTCCTGGCCTCCTCGGTGGCGGGCACCGGCCGGGACCTCGACGGCAAGGGCGTCACGTACTCCGCGCTGGAGGCGGCACCCGCCGTCCTCCTCGTCGGCATCGAGTCCGAGGAGGAGGCCCCCGGAGTCTTCCTGCGGCTGCGCAAGGCGCACCGCAAGCACAAGCAGCGGACGTTCGCGCTGGCCCCCTTCGCCACGCGCGGCCTGGAGAAGGCGGGCGGCACCCTGCTGGGCGCCGCCCCCGGCACCGAGCCCGCGTGGCTGGACGCGCTGGCCTCCCGCTCCGGTCTGGAGCAGGGCGGCAACGCCGCGGCCGACGCGCTGCGCGAGACCGGTGCGGTCATCGTCGTCGGCGAGCGCCTCGCGGCGGTGCCCGGCGCGCTGACCGCGGCCGTCCGGGCCGCCGCCGCCACCGGCGCGCAGCTGGTGTGGATCCCGCGGCGGGCCGGGGAGCGGGCCGCCGTCGAGGCGGGCGCCCTCGCGGCCCTGCTGCCGGGCGGCCGTCCGGCCACCGACCCGCGGGCCCGCGGCGAGGTCGCCACGGCCTGGGGCCTGGACGAACTCCCGCACCGCTACGGCCGCGACACCGGCCAGATCGTCGAGGCGGCCGCCGGGCGCGAACTGTCCGCCCTGCTGGTCGCCGGCGTCGAGATCACCGACCTGCCGGACCCGGCCCGCGCCCGGATCGCCCTCCAGGAGGCCTTCGTGGTCTCCCTGGAACTGCGGCCCGGCGAGGTCACCGACCACGCCGACGTGGTCTTCCCGGTGGCCGCGGTCGCCGAGAAGGCGGGCGCGTTCATCAACTGGGAGGGCAGGGTCAGGCCGTTCGAGGCGGCGCTGAAGCCCGACCAGATGACCCGCCGGCTCGCCCCGGCCGACGGCCGTGTGCTGCACATGCTGGCCGACGCCGCCGACCGGCCGATCGCCCTGCCCGACGTGCACGCCGTACGCCGGGAGATCGACCGGCTCGGTCCCTGGGCCGGGGAACGCGCCACCGCGCAGTCCGCGGACACCGTGCAGTTGCCCCGCCCCGCCGCGGGCGAGGCCGTCCTCGCCGGCCACCGGCTGCTGCTCGACCAGGGCCGGCTCCAGGACGGCGACGAGGCCCTGGCCGGCACCCGGCACGAGGCCAGTGCCCGCCTGTCGGCCGCCACGGCCGCAGAGACGGGCGTCAAGAACGGCGACGTCCTCGCGGTGACCGGCCCGACCGGCCGCGTGGAACTGCCGCTGCGGATCACGGAGATGCCCGACCGGGTGGTCTGGCTCCCGATGAACTCCACCGGGGCCGGCGTCCTCGCCGACACCGGCGCCCGTCCGGGCACCCTCGTACGCATCGGCCCGGCGACCCCGGCCGCCGCGGACGACACCACTGCGGAGGTGGGCGCGTGAGCACCCTGCACATCGCTGCCGAGGACCTGTCCC
This region of Streptomyces sp. NBC_00513 genomic DNA includes:
- the nuoF gene encoding NADH-quinone oxidoreductase subunit NuoF — encoded protein: MTMAPEISENGTSPEKLLAPVLSAFWDEQRSWTLETYRRHEGYEGLRKALAMTPDDLIAYVKDSGLRGRGGAGFPTGMKWQFIPQGDGKPHYLVVNADESEPGTCKDIPLLFANPHSLIEGMIIACYAIRSTHAFIYLRGEVVPVLRRLHEAVREAYEAGYLGKAEDREKSGFGSGLDLDITVHAGAGAYICGEETALLDSLEGRRGQPRLRPPFPAVEGLYACPTVVNNVESIASVPAILNKGKDWFKAMGTEKSPGFTLYSLSGHVSGPGQYEAPLGITLRQLLDMSGGMRPGHRLKFWTPGGSSTPMFTDEHLDVPLDYEGVGAAGSMLGTKALQCFDETTCVVRAVTRWTEFYAHESCGKCTPCREGTYWLVQLLRDIEAGKGVMSDLDKLNDIADNINGKSFCALGDGAASPIFSSLKYFREEYEQHITGKGCPFDPRKSTLWADTEVNA
- a CDS encoding NADH-quinone oxidoreductase subunit G → MTVTTNAPAGGGEAAVPPENTVSLTIDGIELSVPKGTLVIRAAEQIGIEIPRFCDHPLLDPVGACRQCIVEVEGQRKPMASCTITCTDGMVVKTQLTSPVADKAQRGVMELLLINHPLDCPVCDKGGECPLQNQAMSHGNSDSRFDGHKRTYEKPVPISTQVLLDRERCVLCARCTRFSNQVAGDPMIELLERGALQQVGIGEGDPFESYFSGNTIQICPVGALTSAAYRFRSRPFDLVSSPSVCEHCAGGCATRTDHRRGKVLRRLAAEDPEVNEEWICDKGRFGFRYAQRPDRLTTPLVRGTDGVLAPASWPEALEAAANGLAAARGRAGVLTGGRLTVEDAYAYAKFARVVLDTNDIDFRARVHSAEESEFLASSVAGTGRDLDGKGVTYSALEAAPAVLLVGIESEEEAPGVFLRLRKAHRKHKQRTFALAPFATRGLEKAGGTLLGAAPGTEPAWLDALASRSGLEQGGNAAADALRETGAVIVVGERLAAVPGALTAAVRAAAATGAQLVWIPRRAGERAAVEAGALAALLPGGRPATDPRARGEVATAWGLDELPHRYGRDTGQIVEAAAGRELSALLVAGVEITDLPDPARARIALQEAFVVSLELRPGEVTDHADVVFPVAAVAEKAGAFINWEGRVRPFEAALKPDQMTRRLAPADGRVLHMLADAADRPIALPDVHAVRREIDRLGPWAGERATAQSADTVQLPRPAAGEAVLAGHRLLLDQGRLQDGDEALAGTRHEASARLSAATAAETGVKNGDVLAVTGPTGRVELPLRITEMPDRVVWLPMNSTGAGVLADTGARPGTLVRIGPATPAAADDTTAEVGA